A region from the Mycobacterium heidelbergense genome encodes:
- a CDS encoding DUF3046 domain-containing protein, which yields MRLTEFNERVVLRFGTAYGASVLVDHVLSGFGGRTAAGAIEDGIEPREVWRALCVDFDVPRDQW from the coding sequence GTGCGGCTGACGGAGTTCAACGAGCGGGTCGTCCTGCGGTTCGGCACCGCCTACGGCGCGTCGGTGCTGGTCGACCATGTGCTCAGCGGCTTCGGCGGCCGGACCGCCGCCGGGGCGATCGAGGACGGCATCGAGCCACGCGAGGTCTGGCGGGCGTTGTGCGTCGACTTCGACGTGCCGCGCGACCAGTGGTGA
- a CDS encoding (2Fe-2S)-binding protein: MDISADLVETSSYGGFFAITVGGAAAGWHPVGRSYADGFADLIEATARRYHTTDLRIAASLVHLGHAARLWSPMLACALGHGVVPDLKDLQRADGGAQLRLPEPVGEPLDSPAPDVLYRVVVRQHMEPLAAGLRVKLAPGLLAGNIASALVGASRALLSTRPDLRRPIVEVTDSLLDTGALAGSGVITGPNLGFRRRSCCLFYRLPDGGTCGDCPL, encoded by the coding sequence ATGGACATCTCCGCCGATCTGGTCGAAACATCTTCCTATGGAGGGTTTTTCGCGATAACCGTGGGCGGAGCGGCGGCCGGATGGCATCCGGTGGGGCGGTCCTACGCCGACGGATTCGCCGATTTGATCGAGGCCACCGCCCGGCGCTACCACACCACGGACCTGCGGATCGCCGCCTCGCTGGTTCATCTCGGCCACGCCGCCCGGCTCTGGTCGCCCATGCTCGCGTGCGCGCTGGGCCACGGCGTCGTTCCCGACCTCAAGGACCTGCAGCGCGCCGACGGCGGGGCCCAGCTACGACTGCCCGAACCCGTCGGAGAACCCCTCGATTCGCCCGCTCCGGACGTGCTGTACCGCGTCGTCGTGCGACAACACATGGAACCCCTGGCCGCCGGCCTGCGGGTCAAGCTGGCGCCCGGCCTGCTGGCCGGCAACATCGCCTCGGCACTGGTTGGGGCGTCCCGGGCGTTGCTTTCGACGCGCCCCGACCTGCGTCGGCCAATCGTCGAGGTCACCGACTCGCTGCTGGACACCGGCGCGTTGGCCGGGTCCGGCGTGATCACCGGCCCGAACCTGGGCTTCCGGCGCCGCAGTTGCTGCCTCTTCTACCGCCTGCCCGACGGCGGCACATGCGGCGATTGCCCGCTTTAG